A DNA window from Plasmodium vinckei vinckei genome assembly, chromosome: PVVCY_02 contains the following coding sequences:
- a CDS encoding DNA binding protein, putative has protein sequence MLHILKKTFSTVPVEFHISQKFAKIENAAQLVSLKFPGNIIYVNEENAEKYNKDILKYLNSNILGFDTEFMINFDENCNNYEYLSKNRKKKAIEEISNIILNKEINKRMPNVVSDQACIKKSKNPNSNNKYVETSNNNTDYCADSYVASNKNERIVKSDFKSIQTSSYIDKPRKIIENKKLCLIQLCSNDICFVFNVNNLKGDIPLSVKTILENDKIIKVCHDIKNDQDMFLSKNIEINNVFDLYNYSIDNYIYPPSLQNLVKKYLKKHLDKEFRLSNWLCKNLNENQIIYAANDSYASREVYIALEKQNKIDQSSFINLNSENCYIKHNEVNQICSGENQEYEKFTSKNKTVQNDINHEIINNQNNAIFNKSPQNEKASQCLQLEKTFNDKTEKKNDKPCETQKGYEYIEKDKLYIINNLKNKIKVACSKINNISFVEEMHYSNGSYKNFLGLKNIENDSYLIKLHSWNYDHEIKCCNEILSYIQNMTII, from the coding sequence ATGTTGcacattttgaaaaaaacattttcaaCTGTGCCTGTAGAATTTCATATTAGCCAAAAGTTTGCAAAAATTGAGAACGCAGCTCAACTAGTTTCACTAAAATTCCCtggtaatattatttacgtaaatgaagaaaatgctgagaaatataataaggatattttaaaataccTTAACAGTAATATTCTAGGGTTTGATACAGAATTTATGATTAACTTTGATgaaaattgtaataattatgaatatttgtcaaaaaatcgaaaaaaaaaagcgaTAGAAGAAATATccaatataatattaaataaagaaataaataaaagaatgCCCAATGTAGTTTCCGATCAAgcatgtataaaaaaaagtaaaaaccCAAACTcgaataataaatatgttgaGACATCAAACAATAATACAGATTATTGTGCCGATAGTTATGTAGCTTCTAATAAGAATGAACGCATAGTAAAGAGTGACTTTAAATCTATACAAACAAGTAGCTATATTGATAAGccaagaaaaataatagaaaataaaaaactatGCTTAATTCAATTATGTTCTAATGATAtatgttttgtttttaatgttaataatttaaaaggGGATATCCCTTTGTCTGTTAAAACTATTTTAGAAAAtgacaaaataattaaagtatgtcatgatataaaaaatgatcaagatatgtttttaagtaaaaatatagaaattaataatgtatttgatttatataattattctattgataattatatatatccacCTTCTTTACAAAActtagtaaaaaaatatttaaaaaaacaccTAGACAAAGAATTTAGATTATCTAATTGGCtatgtaaaaatttaaatgaaaatcaAATCATTTATGCAGCTAACGATTCATATGCCTCAAGAGAAGTTTACATAGCTttagaaaaacaaaataaaattgatcAATCctcttttattaatttgaatAGTGAAAATTGCTATATTAAGCATAATGAGGTTAATCAAATTTGTTCAGGTGAAAATCaagaatatgaaaaattcaCCTCAAAAAATAAGACTGTCCAAAATGACATAAATcatgaaattataaataatcaaaataatgctatatttaataaatcaccacaaaatgaaaaagctAGCCAATGTTTGCAATTGgaaaaaacatttaatgataaaacggaaaagaaaaatgacAAACCTTGTGAAACACAAAAAggatatgaatatatagaaaaagataaattatatattattaacaatttaaaaaataaaataaaagttgCATGctcaaaaattaataatatttcttttgtGGAAGAAATGCATTATTCAAATGGatcttataaaaattttttaggtttaaagaatattgaaaatgataGTTATTTAATTAAGTTACATTCTTGGAATTATGATcatgaaataaaatgttgCAACGAAATTTTAAgttatattcaaaatatgactataatttaa